One genomic window of Hymenobacter radiodurans includes the following:
- a CDS encoding di-heme oxidoredictase family protein: MAGPSPRAAVFLRNPDDRPPPEDSLLDGPVAGLTTEQSGQFLRGDVAFNDEVFTSANGLGPLFVSNSCGSCHAGDGKGHPATTLTRFGQVDSTGNPFAGRQGPQLQHRALPGLMPEVLPAGVVHSRFTPRLTPAWASSTPCPTTPCWPWPIPTTATATASAAGPTG, encoded by the coding sequence TTGGCTGGCCCCAGCCCTCGCGCTGCTGTCTTCCTGCGAAACCCTGATGACCGGCCCCCACCCGAGGACTCCCTCCTCGACGGCCCGGTGGCGGGCCTCACCACCGAGCAGTCGGGGCAGTTTTTGCGCGGCGACGTAGCCTTCAACGATGAGGTGTTTACCAGTGCCAACGGCCTGGGGCCGCTGTTCGTGAGCAACAGCTGCGGCAGCTGCCACGCCGGCGACGGCAAGGGCCACCCTGCTACCACGCTCACCCGCTTCGGGCAGGTGGACAGCACGGGCAATCCCTTCGCCGGGCGCCAGGGCCCCCAGCTCCAGCACCGCGCCTTGCCCGGCTTAATGCCCGAGGTGCTGCCGGCCGGCGTGGTCCACAGCCGCTTTACCCCCCGGCTAACACCGGCCTGGGCTTCCTCGACGCCGTGCCCGACGACGCCCTGCTGGCCCTGGCCGATCCCAACGACCGCGACGGCGACGGCATCAGCGGCCGGCCCAACTGGATAA
- a CDS encoding di-heme oxidoredictase family protein — MPDDALLALADPNDRDGDGISGRPNWITVPDYATLRPDARPRAGKYIGRFGKKAAAYDLLHQTASAYNQDMGVISFFEDRDPNTHNVLDPEVSNQKVQDVVAYLKFLKAPQPRETEQAAVLAGEQLFVQVGCGKCHTPELRTGDSPVAALANRPVRAYTDLLLHDMGPGLNDGYTEGSAQPAEWRTPPLWGLGLSPNSQGGSYFLLHDGRARSIEAAIAQHGGEATGSRDRHDRLSAAEQRQLVDFLKSL, encoded by the coding sequence GTGCCCGACGACGCCCTGCTGGCCCTGGCCGATCCCAACGACCGCGACGGCGACGGCATCAGCGGCCGGCCCAACTGGATAACCGTGCCCGACTACGCCACCCTGCGGCCGGACGCCCGGCCCCGGGCGGGCAAGTACATCGGCCGCTTCGGCAAAAAAGCCGCCGCCTACGATTTGCTGCACCAAACGGCCTCGGCCTACAACCAGGACATGGGGGTCATCTCCTTTTTTGAAGACCGCGACCCGAACACTCACAACGTGCTCGACCCGGAGGTGAGCAACCAGAAAGTGCAGGACGTAGTGGCCTACCTCAAGTTCCTGAAAGCCCCCCAGCCCCGAGAAACCGAGCAGGCAGCCGTGCTAGCCGGTGAGCAGCTGTTTGTGCAGGTGGGCTGCGGCAAGTGCCACACGCCCGAGCTGCGCACCGGCGACTCCCCGGTAGCGGCCCTGGCTAACCGGCCCGTGCGGGCCTACACCGATCTGTTGCTGCACGACATGGGTCCCGGCCTTAACGACGGCTATACCGAAGGCAGCGCCCAGCCGGCCGAGTGGCGCACCCCGCCGCTCTGGGGCCTGGGTCTCTCACCCAACTCGCAGGGAGGCAGCTATTTCCTCTTGCACGACGGCCGTGCCCGCAGCATCGAAGCCGCCATCGCGCAGCACGGCGGTGAGGCCACGGGCAGCCGCGACCGGCACGACCGGCTCAGCGCCGCCGAGCAGCGCCAGCTGGTAGACTTTCTGAAAAGCTTGTAA
- a CDS encoding Rieske (2Fe-2S) protein — MNRRQFIGRGCGACLGAVALGTGLSGCATTRYAATTLTADGVRVALREFVIEGSSPVAYRPFVVVRDEALRFPICVFRFGETDYSALWMQCAHQGAELQASGTALQCPAHGSEFDSRGQVTNGPAAAPLRSFPVRVAGTDLFLDLRAAS; from the coding sequence ATGAATCGTCGGCAATTTATTGGACGCGGCTGCGGGGCCTGCCTCGGGGCGGTGGCCCTGGGCACCGGGCTAAGCGGCTGCGCTACCACCCGCTACGCGGCCACCACGCTCACCGCGGACGGCGTCCGGGTGGCCCTGCGCGAGTTTGTCATTGAGGGCAGCTCGCCGGTGGCGTACCGCCCCTTCGTGGTGGTGCGCGATGAGGCCCTGCGCTTTCCTATCTGCGTGTTCCGCTTCGGCGAGACCGATTACTCGGCCCTGTGGATGCAGTGCGCCCACCAGGGAGCCGAGCTGCAGGCCAGCGGAACGGCCCTGCAGTGCCCGGCCCACGGCAGCGAGTTCGACAGCCGCGGCCAGGTCACCAACGGGCCGGCCGCCGCGCCGCTGCGCAGCTTTCCGGTCCGCGTGGCCGGCACTGACTTATTCCTGGACTTACGGGCCGCGTCATGA
- a CDS encoding DUF6660 family protein, with the protein MRFLSIFFACYLAVLACLPCVDREPVRADSLQTLVTAASQQEAGSHAGLDWCTPMCQCQCCASTSLPLALGVPLVVQPRTYYAPSRFARLAPPGPRHLPGTIWQPPQA; encoded by the coding sequence ATGCGATTCCTCTCCATCTTTTTTGCCTGTTACCTAGCTGTGTTGGCTTGTCTGCCGTGCGTAGACCGGGAGCCAGTGCGCGCGGATAGCCTGCAGACGTTGGTCACCGCGGCCTCTCAGCAGGAGGCAGGTTCGCATGCGGGATTGGATTGGTGCACCCCCATGTGTCAGTGTCAGTGCTGCGCGAGTACCTCGCTGCCGCTTGCCCTGGGTGTTCCCTTGGTCGTGCAGCCCCGGACGTATTACGCGCCCAGTCGCTTTGCCCGGCTAGCGCCCCCCGGCCCCCGGCACCTGCCGGGCACCATCTGGCAGCCTCCGCAAGCCTAG
- a CDS encoding CusA/CzcA family heavy metal efflux RND transporter, producing MFDRLIHFSIHNKLIIGILTLALIAWGGYSLSRLPIDAVPDITTNQVVVYTVAPSLAASDIERLVSFPIEQSLATIPDREEVRSFSRFGLSVVTIVFEDGVDIYWARQQVAERLREAESQIPAGIGRPELAPVTTGLGEIYQYLVRAKPGYEKKYGARELRTIQDWIVRRQLLGTPGVADVASFGGLLKQYEIALDPTRLRSLNVTIEQVHQAVAANNQNAGGAYLDQKPTAYFIRTEGLAENAADLGNIVVRNTQGGLPVLVRDVADVRLGSAVRYGAMTRNGEGEVTGGIVLMLKGANANDVIKDVKARMATVEKSLPEGVAIDVYLDRSELVGRAIGTVKTNLIEGALIVLFVLILFLGNWRAGLVVASVIPLAMLFAIAMMQLFGVSGNLLSLGAIDFGLVVDGAVIIVEAIVHRLHGGQLQVPGNRLSSDQMNEETYTAAAKIRSSAAFGEIIILIVYLPLLALVGIEGKMFRPMAQTVAFAIIGAFILSLTYVPMMAALALSRNTAHQPNFSDRMMRWLEARYRPLLEWALRRKAVVLTAAVALFAGSLLLFRTLGGEFIPQLSEGDFAVEMRTLTGSSLSYTVDKSLQAGAILKEQFPEVQEVVAKIGAAEIPTDPMPVEAADVMVILEKDPDKWTSAGNREELAEKMAEALSVIPGVTFGFQQPIQMRFNELISGAKQDVVLKIYGEDLQQLASYAEQAARLVRRVEGAEDVYVEQVTGLPQIVVKLDRNRLARFGLNADDVNRTVQTAFAGQTAGLLFEQERRFDVVLRLAPELRQNISQVRQLLIATPAGEQVPLEQVATVDLQEGPNQIQRDDAKRRISVAFNVRGRDVESVVTELQGRVEQQIKFAPGYYTTYGGQFENLREATERLSIAVPVALGLIFTLLFFTFGSLKQSVLIFTAIPLSAIGGVLALWLRGMPFSISAGVGFIALFGVAVLNGIVLIGYFNQLKDEGHSDLYQRILEGTQVRLRPVLMTATVASLGFLPMALSQSAGAEVQRPLATVVIGGLVTATLLTLLVLPVLYALSERQSKPKGEEKRHATATIPVSVVLLVLGSLLTAAPARAQGPLTANQAVGQALQANGTVQAAQRSLEAQQALRRTAFDVGRTTLLGNYGQVNSPLADNVLSIGQSLALPGYYKAQAGLSQAQIATREQQLRQVQAQLRRQVRLTYEQAVHARHRLRTLRGQDSIYTEFLRAANLRFKTGEVNRLEPANALIQQGETQNLLAQVQADLVVAQRQLQALLQAPQPVAVADSTLQRLAAPVASPDSAQLTATPQALALRQQLAERRAETRVERAQGLPQVNVGYTNQTLRGTYEVDGRPQTYGTGDRFQSVQAGVAIPLLRGAQKARVQAAQLQEQVATAQYQRYQAEAAAQLDELRVRLQEQQRRVQFYEQTGLPQATTIVRLSQLSYKAGETTYSELLLNLERALSVRTAYLDAVLEHNQTVIDLDYLLGTAVQ from the coding sequence ATGTTTGACCGGCTCATTCATTTTTCCATCCACAATAAGCTCATCATTGGGATACTGACCCTGGCGCTCATCGCCTGGGGCGGCTACTCCCTGAGCCGGCTGCCGATTGATGCGGTGCCGGATATTACCACCAACCAGGTCGTCGTCTACACCGTGGCCCCTTCCCTGGCCGCTAGCGACATTGAGCGGCTGGTGTCCTTTCCCATCGAGCAAAGCCTGGCCACCATCCCGGACCGTGAGGAGGTGCGCTCCTTCTCCCGCTTTGGCCTCTCGGTGGTCACCATCGTCTTCGAGGACGGGGTCGACATCTACTGGGCCCGCCAGCAGGTGGCCGAGCGCCTGCGCGAAGCCGAAAGTCAGATCCCCGCAGGCATCGGCCGGCCCGAGCTGGCCCCGGTCACCACCGGCCTGGGCGAAATCTACCAATACCTGGTGCGGGCCAAGCCCGGCTACGAAAAGAAGTACGGTGCGCGCGAGCTGCGCACGATTCAGGACTGGATTGTGCGGCGCCAGCTGCTGGGCACGCCCGGCGTGGCCGACGTGGCCAGCTTCGGGGGGCTGCTCAAGCAGTACGAAATTGCCCTGGACCCCACGCGCCTGCGCTCCCTGAACGTGACCATCGAGCAGGTACACCAGGCCGTGGCCGCCAACAACCAGAACGCCGGCGGCGCCTACCTCGACCAGAAGCCCACGGCCTACTTTATCCGCACCGAAGGCCTGGCCGAGAACGCGGCCGACCTGGGTAACATCGTCGTGCGCAACACCCAGGGCGGCCTGCCCGTGCTGGTGCGCGACGTGGCCGACGTGCGCCTGGGCTCGGCCGTGCGCTACGGGGCCATGACCCGCAACGGGGAAGGCGAAGTCACCGGCGGCATTGTGCTCATGCTCAAGGGCGCCAACGCTAACGACGTCATTAAAGATGTGAAAGCGCGCATGGCCACGGTGGAGAAATCCTTGCCCGAGGGCGTGGCCATCGACGTGTATCTGGACCGCTCCGAGCTGGTGGGCCGGGCCATCGGCACCGTGAAAACCAATTTGATTGAGGGGGCCCTGATCGTGCTCTTCGTGCTCATCCTGTTCCTGGGCAACTGGCGGGCGGGCTTAGTCGTAGCCTCCGTCATTCCGCTGGCCATGCTCTTTGCCATTGCCATGATGCAGCTCTTCGGCGTGTCGGGCAACCTGCTCTCGCTCGGCGCCATCGACTTCGGGCTGGTCGTGGACGGGGCCGTCATCATCGTCGAAGCCATCGTGCACCGCCTGCACGGCGGGCAGCTGCAGGTGCCGGGTAACCGCCTGAGCAGCGACCAGATGAACGAGGAAACCTATACGGCCGCCGCCAAAATCCGCTCCTCGGCCGCCTTTGGCGAAATCATTATTCTCATCGTGTATTTGCCCCTGCTGGCGCTCGTCGGCATCGAGGGCAAGATGTTCCGGCCCATGGCCCAGACTGTGGCCTTCGCCATTATCGGCGCCTTTATCCTCTCGCTCACTTACGTGCCCATGATGGCGGCGCTGGCCCTTAGTCGCAACACCGCGCACCAACCGAACTTCTCGGACCGGATGATGCGCTGGCTCGAAGCCCGTTACCGCCCCCTGCTCGAGTGGGCCCTGCGCCGCAAGGCCGTGGTGCTCACGGCCGCCGTGGCTCTGTTTGCGGGATCCCTGCTGCTGTTCCGCACCCTGGGAGGCGAGTTTATTCCCCAGCTATCGGAAGGGGATTTTGCTGTGGAAATGCGTACGCTCACGGGCTCCTCGCTGAGCTACACCGTGGATAAAAGCCTGCAGGCGGGCGCCATTCTCAAAGAGCAGTTCCCCGAAGTCCAGGAGGTAGTCGCCAAAATTGGGGCCGCCGAGATTCCCACCGACCCCATGCCGGTGGAAGCGGCCGACGTGATGGTGATTCTGGAAAAAGACCCGGACAAGTGGACCTCCGCGGGCAACCGCGAGGAGCTGGCCGAAAAGATGGCCGAAGCGCTGAGCGTCATCCCGGGCGTCACCTTCGGCTTTCAGCAGCCCATTCAGATGCGTTTCAACGAATTGATTTCGGGGGCCAAGCAAGACGTGGTGCTCAAAATCTACGGCGAGGATCTGCAACAGCTGGCCTCCTACGCCGAGCAGGCTGCCCGCCTGGTGCGCCGGGTCGAAGGGGCCGAGGACGTGTACGTGGAGCAGGTCACGGGCCTGCCCCAGATTGTGGTCAAGCTGGACCGCAATCGCCTGGCCCGCTTCGGCCTGAATGCCGACGACGTGAACCGCACGGTGCAGACCGCCTTTGCCGGGCAGACCGCCGGCCTGCTCTTTGAGCAGGAACGCCGCTTCGACGTGGTGCTGCGCCTGGCTCCCGAGCTGCGTCAGAACATCAGCCAGGTGCGCCAATTGCTCATCGCCACCCCGGCGGGCGAGCAGGTTCCCCTGGAGCAGGTGGCCACGGTGGACCTGCAGGAGGGCCCCAACCAGATTCAGCGCGATGATGCCAAGCGCCGCATCTCCGTGGCCTTCAACGTGCGGGGCCGCGACGTGGAGAGTGTGGTCACGGAGTTACAGGGCCGGGTGGAGCAGCAAATCAAGTTCGCGCCCGGCTACTACACCACCTACGGCGGCCAGTTTGAGAACCTGCGCGAGGCCACCGAGCGGCTGAGCATCGCCGTGCCCGTGGCCCTGGGGCTCATTTTTACCCTGCTGTTCTTCACCTTTGGCTCCCTCAAGCAGTCAGTGCTCATCTTCACTGCCATTCCGCTCTCGGCCATCGGCGGGGTGCTAGCGTTGTGGCTGCGGGGCATGCCCTTTAGCATCTCGGCCGGCGTGGGATTCATTGCCCTGTTCGGCGTGGCCGTACTCAACGGCATCGTGCTCATTGGTTACTTTAATCAACTCAAGGACGAAGGCCACAGCGACCTTTACCAGCGCATTCTGGAAGGCACCCAGGTGCGTTTGCGGCCCGTGCTGATGACGGCTACTGTCGCCTCGCTGGGCTTCCTGCCCATGGCCCTGTCGCAGTCGGCGGGCGCGGAAGTGCAGCGCCCCCTAGCCACGGTAGTCATCGGGGGATTGGTTACGGCCACCCTGCTCACCCTGCTCGTGTTGCCCGTACTGTATGCTCTGTCCGAGCGCCAGTCGAAACCAAAGGGAGAAGAAAAGCGACACGCTACGGCCACTATCCCCGTGTCGGTGGTGCTGCTCGTGCTGGGTAGTTTGCTCACCGCGGCGCCCGCCCGGGCCCAAGGGCCGCTGACCGCCAACCAGGCGGTGGGCCAGGCCCTGCAGGCCAACGGCACGGTGCAGGCCGCCCAACGTTCCCTGGAAGCCCAGCAGGCCCTGCGCCGCACGGCTTTTGACGTGGGTCGCACCACCCTCCTGGGCAACTACGGGCAGGTGAACTCCCCGCTCGCCGACAACGTGCTCAGCATCGGTCAGTCGCTGGCCCTGCCGGGCTACTACAAGGCCCAGGCGGGCCTGAGCCAGGCGCAGATTGCCACCCGCGAGCAGCAGCTCCGGCAGGTACAGGCCCAGCTGCGCCGGCAAGTGCGGCTGACCTACGAGCAGGCCGTGCACGCCCGGCACCGCCTGCGCACCTTGCGCGGGCAGGACAGCATCTATACCGAGTTCTTGCGCGCCGCGAACCTGCGGTTTAAAACCGGGGAAGTAAACCGGCTGGAGCCGGCTAACGCCCTCATCCAGCAGGGGGAAACCCAAAACCTGCTGGCCCAAGTCCAGGCGGACCTGGTGGTGGCCCAGCGGCAGCTCCAGGCCCTGCTGCAAGCTCCCCAACCCGTGGCCGTGGCGGACAGCACGCTGCAGCGCCTCGCGGCCCCGGTAGCCTCGCCTGACTCCGCCCAGCTAACCGCCACGCCCCAGGCGCTGGCGCTGCGGCAGCAGCTGGCCGAGCGCCGGGCCGAAACCCGGGTGGAACGGGCCCAGGGCTTGCCCCAGGTAAACGTGGGCTACACCAACCAGACCTTGCGCGGCACCTACGAGGTGGACGGGCGCCCCCAGACCTACGGGACCGGCGACCGGTTCCAGAGCGTGCAGGCCGGCGTAGCCATCCCCCTGCTGCGCGGGGCCCAGAAGGCCCGGGTGCAGGCCGCCCAGCTGCAGGAGCAGGTGGCCACGGCCCAGTACCAGCGCTACCAAGCCGAGGCCGCGGCCCAGCTCGACGAGCTGCGCGTGCGCCTGCAGGAGCAGCAGCGGCGGGTGCAGTTTTACGAGCAGACGGGCTTGCCCCAGGCCACGACCATCGTGCGCCTGAGCCAGCTCTCTTACAAGGCCGGCGAAACCACCTACTCCGAACTACTCCTTAACCTGGAGCGCGCGCTGAGCGTGCGCACGGCCTATCTCGACGCCGTGCTTGAGCACAACCAAACTGTTATCGACCTGGACTACCTGCTCGGCACGGCGGTCCAGTAA